Proteins from a genomic interval of Kitasatospora kifunensis:
- a CDS encoding acyclic terpene utilization AtuA family protein, whose product MPHPGSQPSSLAGPMPPLRIGNASGFYGDRFSAVREMLTGGPLDVLTGDYLAELTMLILARDRLKDPKLGYAKVFLRQLEECLGLAVDRGVRIVVNAGGLNPGRLAEEIGELAARLGIGLRVGQVTGDDLLDRAAEFTAPAGLLAANAYLGAWGIAECLREGAELVVTGRVTDAALVAGPAAAHFGWGPADLDALAGAVVAGHVLECGAQATGGNYAFFTEHDVTRPGFPLAELHADGSSVITKHPGTGGAVTVGTVTAQLLYETAGPRYLGPDVTARLDTVRLEQLGPDRVGISGVRGEAPPPTLKVGLNRLGGWRNEVVFVLTGLDIDAKAALVRTQLEQALDEPGRRPAELRWTLARTDQPDAPTEQQASALLQLTVRDRDQAKVGRAVSAAAVELGLAGYPGFHLTALPGQGAPYGVFEAVHLDAKLVEHWAVLPDGTRRAIPPAAVTSPAAPEQTPDLPAPLPVGPTRRAPLGLIAGARSGDKGGDANLGVWVRTEQAWRWLAHELTVRQLKELLPETADLTVTRHLLPNLLAVNFVVTGLLGQGVGAQARFDPQAKALGEWLRSRTLDIPEVLL is encoded by the coding sequence ATGCCGCACCCCGGATCGCAACCCTCCTCCCTCGCCGGCCCGATGCCGCCCCTGCGGATCGGCAACGCCTCAGGCTTCTACGGCGACCGCTTCTCCGCCGTGCGCGAGATGCTCACCGGCGGGCCGCTGGACGTGCTCACCGGTGACTACCTGGCCGAGTTGACCATGCTGATCCTGGCCCGCGACCGGTTGAAGGATCCGAAGCTCGGCTATGCCAAGGTGTTCCTGCGCCAGCTGGAGGAGTGCCTGGGCCTCGCGGTGGATCGCGGCGTGCGGATCGTGGTCAACGCGGGCGGGCTGAACCCGGGCCGACTGGCCGAGGAGATCGGCGAGTTGGCCGCCCGGCTGGGGATCGGGCTGCGCGTCGGGCAGGTCACCGGTGACGATCTGCTCGACCGGGCAGCCGAGTTCACCGCGCCCGCCGGTCTGCTCGCGGCCAACGCCTACCTGGGGGCCTGGGGGATCGCCGAGTGCCTGCGCGAGGGCGCCGAGCTGGTCGTCACCGGGCGGGTGACGGACGCCGCGCTGGTGGCAGGCCCGGCGGCCGCGCACTTCGGCTGGGGACCGGCCGACCTGGACGCACTGGCGGGGGCGGTGGTAGCGGGCCACGTGCTGGAGTGCGGCGCGCAGGCGACCGGCGGGAACTACGCGTTCTTCACCGAACACGACGTCACCCGCCCCGGCTTTCCGCTCGCCGAGTTGCACGCCGACGGCAGCAGTGTGATCACCAAGCACCCGGGCACCGGCGGCGCGGTCACCGTCGGTACCGTCACCGCCCAACTCCTCTACGAGACCGCGGGGCCGCGCTACCTCGGTCCGGACGTGACGGCCCGCCTGGACACCGTGCGTCTCGAGCAGCTGGGCCCGGACCGGGTGGGGATCAGCGGCGTTCGCGGCGAGGCGCCGCCGCCCACCCTCAAGGTCGGCCTGAACCGGCTCGGTGGCTGGCGCAACGAGGTGGTCTTCGTCCTCACCGGGCTCGACATCGATGCCAAGGCCGCCCTGGTCCGCACCCAGCTGGAGCAGGCGCTCGACGAGCCCGGGCGCCGCCCGGCCGAACTGCGCTGGACGCTGGCCCGCACCGATCAGCCAGATGCCCCCACCGAGCAGCAGGCCAGTGCGCTGCTCCAACTCACCGTGCGGGACCGGGATCAGGCCAAGGTGGGGCGCGCGGTCAGCGCGGCGGCGGTCGAACTCGGCCTGGCCGGCTATCCGGGCTTCCACCTGACGGCGCTCCCGGGGCAGGGCGCACCGTACGGGGTCTTCGAAGCCGTGCACCTGGACGCCAAGTTGGTGGAGCACTGGGCCGTGCTGCCCGACGGCACCCGGCGCGCGATCCCACCGGCCGCCGTCACGTCACCGGCCGCTCCCGAGCAGACGCCGGACCTGCCCGCCCCCCTCCCCGTCGGCCCCACCCGCCGCGCCCCGCTGGGCCTGATCGCCGGTGCCCGCAGCGGTGACAAGGGCGGCGATGCCAACCTCGGCGTCTGGGTCCGCACCGAGCAGGCCTGGCGCTGGCTCGCCCACGAGCTGACGGTCCGTCAGCTCAAGGAACTGCTGCCCGAGACCGCCGACCTGACCGTCACCCGCCACCTGCTGCCCAACCTGCTCGCCGTCAACTTCGTCGTCACCGGCCTGCTCGGCCAAGGAGTTGGAGCCCAGGCGCGGTTCGACCCGCAGGCCAAGGCGCTGGGGGAGTGGCTGCGCTCCCGCACGCTCGACATCCCGGAGGTCCTGCTGTGA
- a CDS encoding acyl-CoA carboxylase subunit beta, protein MTVLATRLDPGSADHLAHREAMLAKLADLAAEHDKALAGGGPKYVERHRARGKLLARERIELLLDPDSPFLELSPLAAWGSDYPVGAGLVTGIGTVEGTECVITANDPTVRGGASNPWTLRKALRANEIALRNRLPLINLVESGGADLPSQKEIFIPGGALFRDLTRLSAAGIPTIAVVFGNSTAGGAYVPGMSDHTVLVKERAKVFLGGPPLVKMATGEEADDESLGGAEMHARVSGLADQFAADEPDALRLARRIVHRLHWRKAGPALDPAALPPAYDEEELLGIVPGDLKVPFDPREVIARIVDGSDFDEFKPLYGASLATGWATLFGYPVGILANTQGVLFSAESQKAAQFIQLANQRNIPLLFLHNTTGYMVGKEYEQGGIIKHGAMMINAVANSTVPHISVLLGASYGAGHYGMCGRAYEPRFLFAWPSAKSAVMGPAQLAGVLSIVARQSAAAKGQPYDEDADAAIRAMVEQQIEAESLPAFLSGRLYDDGVIDPRDTRTVLGLCLSAIHSAPVEGARGYGVFRM, encoded by the coding sequence GTGACCGTGCTCGCCACCCGGCTCGACCCGGGGTCGGCGGACCACCTCGCCCACCGCGAGGCGATGCTCGCCAAACTCGCCGACCTCGCCGCCGAACACGACAAGGCGCTGGCCGGCGGCGGTCCGAAGTACGTCGAACGCCACCGCGCGCGCGGCAAGTTGCTGGCCCGTGAACGGATCGAGCTGCTGCTCGACCCGGACTCGCCGTTCCTGGAGCTCTCCCCGCTGGCCGCCTGGGGCAGCGACTACCCGGTCGGCGCCGGACTGGTCACCGGCATCGGCACGGTGGAGGGCACCGAGTGCGTCATCACCGCCAACGACCCGACGGTGCGCGGCGGTGCGAGCAATCCGTGGACCCTGCGCAAGGCGCTGCGGGCCAATGAGATCGCGTTGCGCAACCGCCTGCCGCTGATCAACCTGGTCGAGTCCGGCGGCGCCGATCTGCCCAGCCAGAAGGAGATCTTCATCCCGGGCGGCGCGCTCTTCCGCGACCTCACCCGACTCTCCGCCGCCGGCATCCCCACCATCGCCGTGGTCTTCGGCAACTCCACCGCGGGTGGCGCCTACGTGCCGGGGATGTCCGACCACACGGTGCTGGTCAAGGAGCGGGCCAAGGTCTTCCTCGGCGGCCCGCCGCTGGTCAAGATGGCCACCGGCGAGGAGGCCGACGACGAGTCGCTCGGCGGCGCCGAGATGCACGCCCGGGTCTCGGGCCTGGCCGACCAGTTCGCCGCGGACGAGCCGGACGCGCTGCGCCTGGCCCGCCGGATCGTGCACCGCCTGCACTGGCGCAAGGCGGGGCCGGCGCTCGATCCGGCCGCGCTGCCGCCGGCCTACGACGAGGAGGAACTGCTCGGCATCGTGCCGGGCGACCTCAAGGTGCCCTTCGATCCGCGCGAGGTGATCGCCCGGATCGTGGACGGGTCCGACTTCGACGAGTTCAAGCCGCTCTACGGGGCGAGCCTGGCCACCGGCTGGGCCACGCTCTTCGGCTACCCGGTGGGCATCCTGGCCAACACGCAGGGCGTGCTGTTCAGCGCGGAGTCCCAGAAGGCCGCCCAGTTCATCCAGTTGGCCAACCAGCGGAACATCCCGCTGCTCTTCCTGCACAACACCACGGGCTACATGGTCGGCAAGGAGTACGAGCAGGGCGGCATCATCAAGCACGGCGCGATGATGATCAACGCGGTGGCGAACAGCACCGTCCCGCACATCTCCGTCCTGCTCGGCGCCTCCTACGGGGCCGGCCACTACGGCATGTGCGGGCGGGCCTACGAGCCGCGCTTCCTGTTCGCCTGGCCCAGTGCCAAGTCCGCGGTGATGGGACCGGCCCAACTGGCCGGGGTGCTCTCGATCGTGGCCCGCCAGTCGGCCGCCGCCAAGGGGCAGCCCTACGACGAGGACGCCGACGCCGCGATCCGCGCCATGGTCGAGCAGCAGATCGAGGCGGAGTCGCTGCCGGCCTTCCTCTCAGGGCGGCTCTACGACGACGGCGTGATCGACCCGCGTGACACCCGTACCGTGCTCGGCCTGTGCCTCTCCGCGATCCACAGCGCACCGGTCGAGGGCGCGCGCGGCTATGGCGTCTTCCGGATGTGA
- a CDS encoding acetyl/propionyl/methylcrotonyl-CoA carboxylase subunit alpha, which produces MITSLLVANRGEIARRIFRSCRELGIATVAVYADPDEGAPHVLEADCAVRLPGAAPADTYLRADLLVRAALAAGADAVHPGYGFLSEDPAFARAVLAAGLIWVGPSPEAMAAMGSKSAAKRLMAAAGVPVLGPVEPKIATEAELPLLVKASAGGGGRGMRVVRQLSELAGELAAASVEAMAAFGDGEVFLEPYLPSGRHIEVQLLADAHGTVWALGERDCSVQRRHQKVIEETPAPGLPPALRAELAAAATAAARAIDYTGAGTVEFLLAPDGRFFFLEMNTRLQVEHPVTECVTGLDLVALQLAVAEGEALAAEPPAARGHAIEARLYAEDPAAGWQPQSGTLHRIEFPAEHPARGDAHSAGLRIDSGVVDGSTVGVRYDAMLAKVIAWAPTRAAAARRLADALGRAKIHGLVTNRQLLVRVLRHPAFLAGELNTAFLTEHAAELLPATEDQRELPLAALAAALADAAARPGPLPAGWRNLPSQSQVKRYSGADGRELTVGYRQTRDGLVVDGHPGVRLLAATAHEVTLELDGLRRTFQVARYGSRIEIDAPSGSVTLTALPRFAEPLVEHAPGALLAPMPGTVIRLGAAVGERVAAGRPLLWLEAMKMEHQIAAPVDGTVTELRAQTGQQVELGAVLAVVEPAASAASTGLAESTAPTAPASSVHP; this is translated from the coding sequence ATGATCACCAGCCTGCTCGTCGCCAACCGCGGTGAGATCGCCCGCCGGATCTTCCGCAGCTGCCGCGAACTGGGCATCGCCACGGTGGCGGTGTACGCCGACCCGGACGAGGGGGCGCCGCACGTTCTGGAGGCGGACTGCGCCGTCCGGTTGCCCGGCGCCGCCCCCGCGGACACCTACCTGCGCGCCGACCTGCTGGTGCGGGCGGCCCTCGCGGCCGGCGCGGACGCCGTCCACCCGGGCTACGGCTTCCTCTCCGAGGATCCGGCCTTCGCCCGCGCGGTGCTGGCCGCCGGGCTGATCTGGGTCGGCCCGAGCCCCGAGGCGATGGCCGCGATGGGCTCCAAGAGCGCCGCCAAGCGCCTGATGGCCGCGGCCGGAGTGCCGGTGCTCGGACCCGTCGAGCCGAAGATCGCCACCGAGGCCGAACTGCCGCTGCTGGTCAAGGCGTCCGCCGGTGGAGGCGGGCGCGGCATGCGGGTGGTGCGTCAACTCTCCGAGCTGGCAGGCGAACTGGCCGCCGCTTCGGTGGAGGCGATGGCGGCCTTCGGCGACGGCGAGGTCTTCCTGGAGCCCTACCTGCCCAGCGGGCGGCACATCGAGGTGCAGCTGCTGGCCGATGCGCACGGCACCGTCTGGGCGCTGGGTGAGCGCGACTGCTCCGTGCAGCGCCGGCACCAGAAGGTGATCGAGGAGACCCCTGCGCCCGGCCTGCCGCCCGCCCTGCGCGCCGAGTTGGCCGCGGCGGCCACCGCGGCCGCCCGCGCGATCGACTACACCGGCGCCGGCACGGTGGAGTTCCTGCTCGCCCCCGACGGCCGGTTCTTCTTCCTGGAGATGAACACCCGCCTGCAGGTGGAGCATCCGGTCACCGAGTGCGTCACCGGCCTGGACCTGGTGGCCCTGCAACTGGCCGTCGCCGAAGGCGAGGCGCTGGCGGCCGAGCCGCCCGCCGCGCGCGGCCACGCGATCGAGGCCCGGCTCTACGCCGAGGACCCGGCGGCCGGTTGGCAGCCGCAGAGCGGCACGCTGCACCGGATCGAGTTCCCCGCCGAACATCCCGCAAGGGGTGACGCACACAGCGCGGGGCTGCGGATCGACTCCGGTGTGGTCGACGGCAGCACGGTCGGCGTGCGGTACGACGCGATGCTCGCCAAGGTGATCGCCTGGGCACCCACCCGGGCCGCCGCCGCCCGGCGACTGGCCGACGCACTCGGCCGGGCCAAGATCCACGGCCTGGTCACCAACCGCCAGCTACTGGTCCGGGTGCTGCGCCACCCGGCCTTCCTGGCGGGCGAGTTGAACACCGCCTTCCTCACCGAGCACGCGGCCGAGCTGCTGCCCGCCACCGAGGACCAGCGTGAGCTGCCGCTCGCCGCCCTGGCCGCCGCGCTCGCGGATGCCGCCGCCCGCCCGGGCCCGCTGCCCGCCGGCTGGCGCAACCTGCCCTCGCAGTCCCAGGTCAAGCGCTACAGCGGAGCTGACGGACGGGAGTTGACGGTCGGCTACCGCCAGACCCGGGACGGCCTGGTGGTCGACGGGCACCCGGGTGTGCGGCTGCTCGCCGCCACCGCGCACGAGGTCACGCTGGAGCTCGACGGCCTGCGCCGCACCTTCCAGGTCGCCCGCTACGGCAGCCGGATCGAGATTGACGCACCGTCAGGATCCGTCACCCTCACCGCTCTGCCGCGCTTCGCCGAACCGCTGGTCGAACATGCCCCGGGCGCGCTGCTCGCGCCGATGCCCGGCACCGTGATCCGGCTGGGCGCCGCCGTCGGCGAGCGGGTGGCGGCAGGGCGGCCGCTGCTCTGGCTGGAGGCGATGAAGATGGAACACCAGATCGCCGCCCCGGTGGACGGCACGGTGACCGAACTGCGTGCCCAGACCGGGCAGCAGGTCGAGCTGGGCGCCGTGCTGGCCGTCGTCGAGCCCGCGGCGTCCGCAGCGTCCACCGGGCTTGCGGAGTCCACCGCACCCACCGCTCCCGCCAGTTCCGTACACCCCTAG